A genome region from Rhinopithecus roxellana isolate Shanxi Qingling chromosome 10, ASM756505v1, whole genome shotgun sequence includes the following:
- the LOC115899951 gene encoding aspartate-rich protein 1-like, translating to MTTPSKHTKKYTASSYLSLTPEWWRSRRSYSCQASARTSSSQSVASRRRRSSDCAVSQQFCAFRCLSCSFIFQRRQQIAADCVCPKVSSNCGWHRGKAASSDESDIYEAVAATKSESTTVEPGKPDVGATEGPDLQHISNQKMPTAPDSLSLKPLPPSEEDNDNAQILASRVQAWPEDRLFLRCPQRYKDEDHDDDDIHITAWRENDLTPESISDEETHPALPEDRLSSRCSPRYEDEEDDDDDVHITAYSSSLAWDRLSVRCSPRYKYEEDDDDDIHITAWRENDLTLESISDEETHPAWPEDRLF from the exons ATGACCACGCCCTCCAAACACACCAAGAAGTACACAGCCAGCAGCTACCTGAGCCTGACGCCCGAGTGGTGGAGGTCCCGCAGAAGCTACAGCTGCCAG GCATCAGCCAGGACCAGCAGCTCTCAGTCAGTAGctagcagaaggaggaggagctccGACTGTGCTGTGTCCCAGCAGTTTTGTGCCTTTCGGTGCTTGTCGTGTTCgtttatttttcagagaagacAGCAGATAGCGGCAGA TTGTGTGTGCCCCAAAGTCAGTTCCAACTGTGGCTGGCACAGGGGGAAGGCAGCATCCAGTGATGAATCTGATATTTATGAGGCTGTGGCTGCTACAAAATCAGAATCCACTACTGTAGAGCCTGGCAAGCCGGATGTGGGAGCCACAGAGGGCCCCGACCTGCAGCACATCAGCAACCAAAAGATGCCCACAGCTCCT GATAGTTTGAGTTTAAAACCTCTACCACCAAGTGAGGAAGACAATGATAATGCCCAGATTTTAGCATCACGTGTCCAGGCTTGGCCTGAGGACCGCCTGTTTTTAAGATGCCCACAACGATACAAAGATGaagatcatgatgatgatgatatccATATAACAGCTTGGAGAGAAAACGACTTGACGCCGGAGAGTATAAGTGACGAGGAGACTCATCCAGCTTTGCCTGAGGACCGTCTGTCTTCAAGATGCTCACCACGATACGAAGATGAAGAAGATGACGATGATGATGTCCACATAACAGCTT ACTCATCCAGCTTGGCCTGGGACCGCCTGTCTGTAAGATGCTCACCACGATACAAAtatgaagaagatgatgatgatgatatccATATAACAGCTTGGAGAGAAAACGACTTGACGCTGGAGAGTATAAGTGACGAGGAGACTCATCCAGCTTGGCCTGAGGACCGCCTGTTTTGA